One window of Microcoleus vaginatus PCC 9802 genomic DNA carries:
- a CDS encoding PAS domain S-box protein, translating into MGNQKVGNKTLECLNVAEALHQMEAKYYSMFENAVSGIFQTTQSGRYISANPALARIYGYNSAAELMGCLTDISDQLYVNPDRRDQFVSALQEQGIVSDFESQIYRRDGTIIWIAENARAVCDEAGKLLYYEGFVEDITQRKQAESALRESEERLRLIIEGVKDYAIFMLDTHGYVASWNSGAERIFGYRAQEIVGNNSECFFTKEDLEIGKPREKLIRAVAEGRYENEGWRLRKDGSRFWANIIVTPLRDERGKLQGFSQVMQDITEQKRAAEEKMQLIASLQASEKKFRTLYESTTDAVMLLDEEGFLDCNPATLKLFGCSTESEFCGKHPSEFSPPLQTDGQDSMSLYQECINTAMRSGNCRFDWRHCRLDGSEFPAEVLLTSMDIGGKIGLQGVVRDITYRVQAEEALKQANEVLECRVKERTSQLEEAIKKLSLSEEKFSKAFRSSPDPMIITTFTEGRFIEVNDSFLSMTGYDLEETTWNTVPGLNIWVRPQDRLNFRQRLHEQGVVRNQECEFRMKSGSVVVCLLSAELINLDGELCMLAVMTDITDRKHAEEALRESQRALATLMSNLPGMAYRFRNDADRSMEFVSEGCYQLAGYSPEEFIGTRQISLSELTHPDDRDILWNAVQVALQENRPYQLNYRITSKNGELKWVWEQGLGVFSDSGELIALEGLITDISEQKRSEEALRRSQTELTQQKLQLENTLHELQQTQAQLIHTEKMSTLGQMVAGVAHEINNPVSSVCGNLVHVGHYTEDLLNLLDMYQQQCPQPSAAIQDKIKDIELEFLLEDLPKAMSSMQVGADRIREIVRSLRNFSRKDDSQMSKVNLHEGIEGTLLILQSRLKARGNYPEIAVIKDYGNLPLVECYAGKINQVFMNLIGNAIDAIEEYNEGRSVGEVKANRSKIKIRTEVQNSNAVIRITDNGPGMPEEVSQQLFEAFFTTKPADKGTGLGLSISYKVVQEHGGKLSCVSALGHGAEFIIELPIEQPIKQS; encoded by the coding sequence GTGGGAAATCAAAAAGTAGGAAATAAAACGCTAGAATGCCTGAATGTCGCGGAGGCACTGCACCAAATGGAAGCAAAATATTATAGTATGTTTGAAAATGCTGTGTCGGGTATTTTTCAAACAACCCAATCCGGTCGCTACATCAGCGCTAATCCAGCTTTGGCTCGCATCTACGGATATAATTCCGCCGCAGAATTGATGGGCTGTCTGACTGATATCAGCGATCAACTTTACGTCAACCCCGATCGGCGCGATCAATTTGTTTCTGCTTTGCAAGAACAGGGCATCGTATCGGATTTTGAGTCGCAGATTTATCGCCGAGACGGAACAATAATTTGGATCGCTGAAAATGCGCGGGCTGTCTGCGATGAAGCGGGGAAATTGCTCTACTACGAAGGTTTTGTAGAAGATATCACCCAGCGCAAGCAAGCAGAATCTGCACTTCGAGAAAGCGAAGAACGCCTGCGCTTAATAATTGAAGGGGTTAAGGATTATGCTATATTTATGTTAGATACTCATGGGTATGTAGCTAGCTGGAATTCGGGTGCAGAACGCATTTTTGGATACAGAGCGCAGGAAATAGTCGGCAATAATTCGGAGTGTTTTTTCACGAAAGAAGATCTTGAAATTGGCAAGCCCCGAGAAAAATTAATCAGGGCAGTGGCAGAAGGTCGATACGAAAATGAAGGCTGGCGGCTTCGCAAAGACGGCTCGCGATTTTGGGCGAATATTATTGTTACTCCTTTGCGCGATGAAAGGGGAAAGTTGCAGGGCTTTTCTCAAGTAATGCAGGATATTACTGAGCAAAAGCGGGCGGCTGAGGAAAAGATGCAGTTGATTGCTTCTTTGCAGGCGTCGGAAAAAAAGTTTCGCACTTTGTACGAATCGACGACTGATGCGGTAATGCTGCTAGACGAAGAGGGTTTTTTGGATTGCAATCCGGCTACTTTAAAGTTATTTGGATGCAGCACTGAATCGGAGTTTTGTGGCAAGCATCCTTCGGAGTTCAGCCCGCCGCTGCAAACGGACGGACAAGATTCTATGAGTCTTTATCAAGAGTGCATTAATACCGCTATGCGATCGGGAAATTGCCGTTTTGACTGGCGGCACTGCCGTTTGGATGGTTCTGAGTTTCCGGCGGAAGTGCTGCTAACTTCTATGGATATCGGCGGCAAAATAGGGCTGCAAGGCGTGGTGCGCGATATCACTTATCGGGTGCAGGCTGAGGAAGCCCTGAAGCAGGCTAATGAGGTATTGGAATGCCGGGTTAAAGAGCGGACAAGTCAGTTGGAAGAGGCTATTAAAAAGTTGAGTTTATCGGAAGAAAAGTTTTCTAAAGCTTTTAGATCTAGTCCTGATCCGATGATTATTACTACTTTTACTGAGGGTCGTTTTATTGAAGTTAATGATAGTTTTTTGTCGATGACTGGTTACGATTTAGAAGAGACGACCTGGAATACAGTACCGGGGTTAAATATTTGGGTAAGACCTCAAGACAGACTTAATTTTAGGCAACGTTTGCACGAACAAGGTGTTGTTCGCAATCAGGAATGCGAGTTTCGGATGAAGTCGGGATCGGTGGTGGTGTGTTTGCTGTCTGCAGAGTTGATTAATTTGGACGGCGAACTCTGTATGCTAGCGGTGATGACGGATATTACCGATCGCAAACACGCCGAAGAAGCCCTACGGGAAAGCCAGCGGGCTTTGGCGACGCTGATGAGCAATTTGCCGGGAATGGCCTACCGTTTTCGCAACGATGCCGATCGCAGTATGGAGTTTGTCAGCGAAGGTTGCTATCAGTTAGCCGGCTATTCTCCTGAAGAATTTATCGGCACGCGGCAAATTTCTCTCTCGGAATTGACTCACCCGGACGATCGCGATATTTTGTGGAATGCCGTACAAGTTGCGTTGCAAGAAAATCGACCCTATCAGCTAAATTACCGAATTACTTCTAAAAATGGGGAATTAAAATGGGTTTGGGAGCAAGGTTTGGGAGTGTTTTCCGACTCGGGAGAGTTGATAGCTTTGGAAGGCTTAATTACTGATATTTCTGAGCAGAAACGCAGTGAAGAAGCTTTGCGGCGATCGCAAACAGAGTTAACCCAACAAAAACTTCAACTCGAAAATACTTTGCACGAATTGCAGCAAACTCAAGCTCAATTGATTCACACTGAGAAAATGTCTACTCTAGGTCAAATGGTAGCGGGTGTCGCTCACGAAATTAACAATCCCGTTAGCAGCGTTTGTGGCAATCTCGTTCACGTCGGCCACTACACGGAAGATTTGCTGAATTTGCTCGATATGTACCAGCAGCAGTGCCCGCAGCCGTCGGCAGCAATTCAAGATAAAATTAAGGATATCGAGCTAGAGTTTCTGCTAGAAGATTTGCCGAAAGCGATGTCTTCGATGCAGGTTGGGGCCGATCGCATTCGGGAAATCGTGCGATCGCTCAGAAATTTCTCCCGCAAAGACGATTCTCAAATGAGCAAAGTTAACCTGCACGAAGGGATTGAAGGAACGTTGCTGATTCTGCAAAGCCGCCTGAAAGCCAGAGGCAACTATCCCGAAATTGCGGTAATTAAGGACTATGGAAATTTGCCTCTGGTTGAGTGTTATGCTGGGAAAATCAATCAGGTATTTATGAATTTGATCGGAAATGCGATCGACGCGATCGAGGAATACAACGAAGGGCGTTCAGTTGGCGAAGTCAAAGCTAACCGCAGCAAGATTAAAATTAGGACAGAAGTCCAAAACTCCAATGCTGTAATTAGGATTACTGACAACGGCCCCGGTATGCCAGAAGAAGTTTCCCAGCAGTTATTCGAGGCTTTTTTTACCACCAAACCCGCCGACAAAGGCACCGGTTTAGGCCTGTCAATTTCCTACAAAGTTGTCCAAGAACACGGTGGCAAACTGAGCTGTGTGTCTGCACTCGGCCACGGAGCCGAGTTTATCATAGAATTGCCGATCGAACAACCGATCAAACAATCCTAA
- a CDS encoding response regulator, which yields MSQQVIICVDDEKTVLRSLKAELQEAVGNDYIIEIAEGGQEALELIEELLEDGDEVLLIISDHIMPDMKGDELLKKAHLISPKTIKIMLTGQADLGAIANAINSANLYRYITKPWQAEDLKLTVREALNSYLQDKQLAQQNARLQQMNQELAELNSQQTALITKLHESENRLTQFLEAMPIGVGVLDADGQPYYVNRKAKEIFGKGVVPDTSSGQLSEVYQLYQAGTNQNYPTENLPSVRALKGESATADDAEVHQGDKIIPLEIVATPIYDQQGNIVYAITTLQDITERQEAETERQKFIEDLFEVNCNLELSLDAELEIAEATSRFVPKELLAFLGCDSIVDIKLGEAVELEMSVLFSDIRDFTTLSEQMTPTENFKFINSYLSRMEPLIVENQGFIDKYIGDAIMALFSEGADDAVKAGIAMLHTLAEYNRDRASVGYVPVEIGVGINTGSLILGIVGGKNRMDGTVISDAVNLASRIESLTKNYGVSLLITQQTFDRLRNPGDYAIRVIDEVQVKGKSEWVTVYEVFDADVPEVKGGKLATLQLFTEALSLYNMNNFREAAGLFADCLRQNPGDKVARSYWERCN from the coding sequence ATGAGCCAACAGGTAATTATCTGTGTCGATGATGAGAAAACTGTACTCAGGAGCCTCAAAGCAGAACTGCAAGAGGCTGTTGGCAATGATTATATAATAGAAATTGCTGAAGGTGGACAAGAGGCATTAGAGTTAATTGAAGAATTGCTAGAGGATGGGGATGAAGTTCTTTTAATTATTTCCGATCACATTATGCCTGATATGAAGGGAGATGAGCTGTTAAAAAAGGCTCATCTAATTTCGCCTAAAACTATAAAAATTATGCTGACAGGACAAGCAGATCTTGGGGCGATCGCCAATGCTATTAACTCTGCAAACTTATATCGTTATATTACCAAACCTTGGCAAGCGGAAGATTTGAAATTGACGGTTAGAGAAGCGCTAAATAGTTATCTTCAAGATAAACAACTGGCACAACAAAACGCCAGACTTCAGCAAATGAATCAGGAGTTAGCCGAGTTAAACAGCCAGCAAACGGCACTGATTACCAAACTCCATGAAAGCGAAAATCGCTTGACACAGTTTTTGGAAGCAATGCCGATTGGTGTAGGTGTGCTGGATGCGGACGGCCAACCTTACTACGTCAATCGGAAAGCAAAAGAGATATTTGGTAAAGGAGTTGTGCCGGATACGAGTTCCGGGCAATTGTCAGAGGTTTATCAACTCTATCAAGCAGGCACAAATCAAAATTATCCTACGGAAAATTTGCCCAGCGTGCGCGCGTTGAAGGGAGAAAGTGCTACGGCTGACGATGCAGAAGTTCATCAAGGCGACAAGATTATTCCCCTAGAAATCGTCGCTACTCCCATCTATGATCAACAAGGAAATATTGTTTATGCTATCACCACTCTTCAAGATATCACGGAACGCCAAGAAGCTGAAACAGAACGCCAAAAGTTCATCGAGGATCTCTTTGAGGTCAATTGCAATTTGGAACTTTCACTGGATGCAGAATTAGAAATTGCGGAGGCGACAAGTCGCTTTGTACCCAAAGAGTTGTTAGCTTTTTTGGGATGTGACAGTATTGTTGATATTAAATTGGGAGAAGCGGTGGAGTTGGAAATGTCGGTTTTGTTTTCTGACATCCGCGATTTCACTACTCTCTCGGAACAAATGACACCGACAGAAAATTTCAAATTTATAAATTCTTATCTGAGTCGAATGGAACCGCTGATTGTGGAAAATCAGGGGTTTATTGATAAATATATTGGCGATGCAATTATGGCTTTGTTTAGCGAAGGCGCGGATGATGCTGTGAAAGCGGGAATTGCCATGCTGCATACTCTTGCTGAATACAATCGAGATCGCGCTTCTGTGGGTTATGTGCCAGTTGAGATTGGGGTGGGAATCAATACTGGTTCTTTGATTCTGGGTATAGTGGGCGGCAAAAACCGGATGGACGGTACTGTGATTAGCGATGCGGTTAATTTGGCTTCTCGGATTGAAAGTTTGACGAAGAATTACGGGGTGTCGCTATTAATTACTCAGCAGACTTTCGATCGCTTGAGAAATCCGGGTGATTATGCAATTCGGGTAATTGATGAAGTTCAAGTTAAGGGTAAGTCTGAATGGGTGACTGTTTATGAAGTTTTTGATGCGGATGTGCCGGAAGTTAAAGGGGGGAAGTTAGCGACTCTGCAACTATTTACTGAGGCTTTGTCTTTGTACAATATGAATAATTTTAGGGAAGCTGCGGGACTTTTTGCGGATTGTTTGCGACAAAATCCGGGGGATAAGGTGGCTCGAAGTTATTGGGAAAGGTGTAATTAA
- a CDS encoding response regulator: MSKPVILCVDDERIILDSLRTQLTAEFGDAYTYEGAEDAEEALDVISELSDEETSVILIICDWLMPGIKGDELLIRIHQSYPHVIKIMLTGQADEVAIDRAKKQANLYRCLSKPWLESDLLETIRSGLSKL, translated from the coding sequence ATGTCTAAACCAGTTATTTTGTGCGTTGACGATGAGAGAATAATATTAGACAGTCTCAGGACGCAGCTAACAGCAGAATTTGGGGATGCTTACACCTACGAAGGAGCAGAAGATGCTGAAGAGGCTTTAGATGTAATCAGCGAACTCTCTGACGAAGAAACGAGCGTTATTCTGATTATTTGTGATTGGTTAATGCCTGGGATTAAGGGAGATGAGTTGCTGATTCGCATTCACCAAAGCTACCCCCATGTTATTAAAATTATGCTGACTGGTCAAGCTGATGAAGTAGCAATTGACCGAGCAAAAAAACAGGCTAACCTTTATCGTTGCTTATCTAAACCTTGGCTAGAATCAGATTTGCTGGAAACTATTAGATCGGGTTTATCTAAGCTATGA
- a CDS encoding GAF domain-containing protein, whose translation MLKIEGYEILERIYESHNSTVYRGIREQDNQLVIFKMLDEDYPDPAELTRYKQEYEITCNLQNLEGFVKVYSLHEYKRTLVIIFEDYGGTSLEMLKDNPVETPNISSLQHFLRIAIQTAEILAQIHSAKIIHKDINPANILLNPETGQVKIIDFGIATVFTRENPTLKNPNILEGTLAYISPEQTGRMNRSLDYRTDFYSLGVTFYELLTGQLPFAADDALELVHCHIAKQPVPPHQVNPEIPPIISDIALKLMAKTAEDRYQSACGIKADLEKCLNQLQTKGKIESFPLGSQDICDKFQIPQKLYGREAEVADLLAAFDRVSETENNQQSRKELMLVAGYSGIGKSALVSEVYKPITKARGYFIAGKFDQFQRNIPYSALVSAFSGLVRQLLTESEEQLNQWREKLLDAFGANGQIIIDVIPEVALIVGQQPALPELGAIESQNRFNLICGNFIRVFCSKKHPLVIFLDDLQWADTATLKLIQLMMADADTQYLFLIGAYRDNEVNSTHPLMVTLEAIRSDQVSVVNQITLVPLAQKHINELIADTLQCDGSSVRSLAELILKKTRGNPFFVSELLKTLYAENLLSFDFIDRTWHWDIGQIEARAITDNVVELMIAKLNKLPSTTQEVLRLAACIGAEFDLSTLSIICERSPAEIFSALKEAIQSELIFTFSELDTQLLIQNYKFGHDRIQQATYSLIDESEKQAIHLQIGRLLLKNSSPETRSKKIFEIVDHLNLGIGASRAVQPLLTHQQERNEIAQLNLIAGQKAKAATAYTAAVQYLKTGLSLLTEESWQTQYDLTLNLYQETVEAQYLNTKFHQAETLAEVILERAINQLDRVKAYELKVQIYTAQNQPLKAIETGLEALKLLEISLSTGEDSNVELPTLMDLESFPQMTDAAQLAAMRILMSISPSALFAKPGVLVLIMLTMVNLTIQKGYSALAAYAYVGYAVICSGKGNIETGYHAGKLALKLVNIYHATELKAKVYNLFCSFVKHWKDPEKSSLSLLLDGSKSGLDTGDNEYACYCIKAYCITLFLTGEGLESVASKMQQSCEQLWKLKQEYALYQTNIWRQVTLNLLETTATPSRLLGESFNEEEIIPRLLATNNRTLLCLVYLAKLNLSYLFKDCAGAVKNAIAAAEYIDSLMGFMYVAVHNFYYSLALLAQYSPQFMENLERVELNQEQMKQWAELAPFNFQHKYDLVEAETARVWGDNWQAAKLYDRAIKGARDSGYIQYEALAYELAAEFYLASGMEEIAQTYLKGAHYGYTRWQARAKVEDLEARYPQLQAKSAATIGKNAGTSIATSHTTTGAGTALDLATVIKASQAIAGEIVLEKLLRNLMKIMMENAGAQVGYLLLESHGKLLIEASGAVDCDSINLLESIPLQSSSLLSLSVINYVSRTHKDVVLNDAACEGKFTNDTYIKAHKAKSILCVPLLKQNQLISIIYLENNLVTGAFTPDRVALLKVLSSQAAISIENAQLYTNLEAKVEERTQELSQVLSNLEATQEGLIQSEKMAALGQLVAGVAHEVNTPLGAIRSSAGNVSKFLNQTLEQLPPLFQSLSPPEAQNFLSLLQRSLQQEASLSTKEERKLKRALRSKLEELEIDSADTVADRLVIMGVYNEIDAFVPLLQRSDSLHLLEIAYKLSELKRGIATINTATDRASKVVFALKTYARYEQSGEKTAASITEGIETILTLYQNLLKQGVEVIKNYAEIPPILCYPDELNQVWTNLIHNALQAMDYRGTLTIELTAEDDQAKISISDSGHGIPEEIKGKIFDPFFTTKLAGEGSGLGLDIVKKIVEKHQGKIEVESIPGKTTFKVFVPMSAV comes from the coding sequence ATGTTAAAAATTGAAGGCTACGAGATTCTAGAGCGAATTTACGAAAGCCACAATTCAACGGTTTATCGAGGCATTCGCGAACAGGACAATCAACTTGTTATCTTCAAAATGCTCGATGAAGATTATCCAGATCCTGCTGAACTTACCCGCTACAAGCAGGAATACGAAATTACTTGCAATCTCCAAAATCTAGAAGGATTCGTCAAAGTTTATAGCCTACATGAGTATAAAAGAACCCTAGTCATTATCTTTGAAGATTATGGCGGCACTTCTTTAGAAATGTTGAAGGATAACCCTGTAGAAACGCCAAATATTTCATCTTTACAGCACTTCCTCCGCATCGCTATTCAAACAGCAGAGATTTTGGCTCAAATTCATAGTGCCAAAATTATCCACAAAGACATTAACCCCGCCAATATCCTGCTCAATCCAGAAACCGGGCAAGTCAAAATTATCGATTTTGGCATTGCTACCGTCTTCACCCGTGAAAATCCTACCCTAAAAAACCCCAATATTTTAGAAGGTACATTAGCCTATATTTCTCCAGAACAAACTGGAAGGATGAACCGTTCTCTCGATTATCGAACCGACTTTTACTCTTTGGGCGTTACCTTCTACGAACTCCTCACCGGGCAACTTCCATTTGCCGCTGACGATGCTTTGGAGTTGGTACATTGCCACATCGCCAAACAACCAGTACCGCCGCATCAGGTTAATCCAGAAATTCCCCCAATTATTTCTGATATCGCACTCAAACTGATGGCAAAAACAGCCGAGGATCGATATCAAAGTGCCTGCGGAATCAAAGCAGATTTAGAAAAATGTTTGAACCAATTACAGACAAAGGGCAAAATAGAATCGTTCCCCCTTGGCAGTCAAGATATTTGCGACAAGTTCCAGATTCCCCAGAAACTTTACGGACGTGAGGCAGAAGTTGCAGATTTACTAGCAGCCTTCGATCGAGTTAGCGAAACCGAAAATAATCAGCAATCCCGTAAAGAATTAATGCTGGTTGCTGGTTATTCTGGCATCGGCAAGTCAGCACTGGTATCCGAAGTTTATAAACCGATAACCAAGGCTAGAGGCTATTTTATCGCGGGAAAGTTCGACCAATTTCAGCGCAATATTCCTTACTCTGCTCTTGTCAGTGCTTTCTCGGGATTAGTGCGACAATTATTGACCGAAAGCGAAGAACAGCTTAATCAATGGCGAGAAAAATTATTAGATGCTTTTGGTGCTAACGGTCAAATCATTATTGATGTAATTCCCGAAGTTGCATTGATTGTGGGCCAACAGCCGGCATTGCCGGAATTAGGCGCAATTGAATCGCAAAATCGCTTTAATCTTATCTGTGGCAATTTCATTCGGGTATTTTGCTCAAAAAAGCATCCTTTAGTCATTTTTCTGGACGATTTGCAGTGGGCAGATACTGCCACCCTCAAATTAATCCAACTGATGATGGCGGATGCAGATACCCAATATCTATTTTTGATTGGAGCTTATCGAGACAACGAAGTCAATTCCACCCATCCCTTGATGGTGACTCTGGAAGCAATTCGCTCTGATCAAGTATCTGTCGTTAACCAGATTACCCTTGTACCTTTAGCGCAAAAACATATCAATGAATTGATTGCTGATACGTTACAATGCGATGGTTCTTCGGTTCGCTCTTTAGCAGAATTAATCCTGAAAAAAACCCGGGGTAATCCTTTTTTTGTGAGTGAATTGTTGAAAACGTTATATGCTGAAAACCTGCTAAGCTTCGATTTTATTGATCGCACTTGGCACTGGGATATTGGTCAGATTGAGGCGAGGGCAATTACTGACAATGTGGTAGAATTAATGATTGCCAAACTCAACAAATTGCCGTCAACCACTCAGGAGGTATTGCGTTTGGCAGCTTGTATAGGTGCAGAGTTTGACTTAAGCACTCTATCAATTATTTGCGAGCGATCGCCCGCTGAAATTTTCTCCGCTCTGAAAGAGGCAATTCAGTCTGAGTTGATTTTTACTTTCTCAGAATTAGATACTCAACTGTTAATTCAAAACTATAAATTTGGACACGATCGCATCCAACAAGCAACTTATTCTTTGATTGACGAATCAGAAAAACAAGCCATCCATTTACAAATTGGTCGCCTGTTGCTAAAGAATAGTTCGCCCGAAACACGATCAAAAAAAATATTTGAAATTGTCGATCATCTCAATCTTGGGATAGGGGCAAGCAGGGCAGTACAACCCCTACTAACCCATCAACAAGAGCGAAACGAAATTGCCCAACTAAATTTGATAGCCGGCCAGAAAGCCAAAGCAGCGACGGCTTACACTGCGGCGGTTCAATATTTGAAGACAGGGTTAAGCCTCTTAACCGAAGAAAGTTGGCAAACGCAGTATGACTTAACCCTAAATCTCTATCAAGAAACTGTAGAGGCTCAATATTTAAACACCAAATTTCACCAGGCAGAAACATTAGCTGAAGTTATCTTGGAACGAGCAATAAATCAGCTAGACAGGGTAAAAGCTTACGAACTTAAAGTGCAAATTTATACCGCTCAAAATCAGCCACTTAAAGCTATAGAAACGGGTTTAGAAGCATTGAAATTGCTGGAAATTTCTCTATCGACAGGGGAAGATAGTAACGTAGAGCTGCCAACACTGATGGACTTAGAAAGCTTCCCGCAAATGACTGACGCTGCTCAACTAGCAGCCATGCGGATTTTAATGTCTATTTCTCCCTCAGCTTTATTTGCGAAACCCGGAGTTTTAGTGTTAATTATGTTGACAATGGTTAACCTGACTATTCAAAAAGGTTATTCAGCCTTGGCTGCTTATGCTTATGTTGGGTATGCTGTTATCTGTTCGGGAAAAGGCAACATAGAAACTGGATATCACGCCGGAAAATTGGCACTGAAGCTAGTAAATATATATCATGCTACAGAACTAAAAGCGAAAGTTTATAACTTATTTTGTTCTTTCGTTAAACACTGGAAAGACCCCGAAAAAAGCAGTCTTTCTCTGCTCCTAGATGGAAGTAAAAGCGGACTGGACACAGGAGACAATGAGTACGCCTGTTATTGTATTAAAGCTTATTGTATCACCCTATTTTTGACCGGGGAAGGACTAGAATCTGTCGCCTCAAAAATGCAGCAATCCTGCGAACAATTATGGAAGCTTAAACAGGAATATGCTCTCTACCAGACTAATATCTGGCGGCAAGTTACCTTAAATCTTTTGGAAACAACTGCCACCCCATCTCGTTTGCTGGGCGAAAGCTTTAACGAGGAGGAAATAATTCCCCGTTTGCTAGCCACGAATAACCGCACTTTGCTTTGTCTGGTTTACCTCGCCAAACTAAATCTTTCTTACTTATTCAAAGACTGTGCCGGCGCCGTAAAAAATGCCATTGCAGCCGCAGAATACATAGATTCTCTCATGGGATTTATGTATGTTGCTGTGCATAACTTCTACTATTCTCTTGCCCTGCTCGCTCAGTATTCTCCCCAATTCATGGAAAACTTGGAGCGAGTCGAATTAAACCAGGAGCAAATGAAGCAATGGGCAGAGCTTGCCCCGTTCAATTTCCAGCATAAATACGACCTAGTAGAAGCAGAAACAGCGCGAGTATGGGGAGATAATTGGCAAGCAGCAAAACTTTACGACCGAGCGATTAAAGGAGCAAGAGACAGCGGATATATTCAATATGAAGCTTTAGCCTATGAGCTAGCAGCAGAATTTTATCTGGCAAGCGGTATGGAGGAGATTGCCCAAACCTATCTCAAAGGAGCACACTACGGCTATACTCGCTGGCAAGCTAGGGCAAAAGTTGAGGATTTAGAAGCAAGATATCCACAATTACAGGCTAAATCTGCGGCGACTATTGGTAAAAACGCAGGCACGAGCATCGCCACTTCTCACACTACTACAGGAGCGGGTACAGCTTTAGATTTAGCGACAGTTATCAAAGCTTCTCAAGCCATTGCTGGTGAAATTGTGCTAGAGAAATTACTCCGAAACTTGATGAAAATTATGATGGAGAATGCTGGCGCACAGGTGGGCTACTTGTTGTTGGAATCTCATGGTAAACTACTGATTGAAGCATCCGGTGCAGTGGATTGCGACAGCATCAATTTATTGGAGTCAATCCCATTGCAAAGCAGCTCTTTACTGTCACTATCAGTGATTAATTATGTAAGCAGGACTCACAAAGATGTTGTTTTAAATGATGCTGCTTGTGAAGGTAAATTTACTAATGACACTTATATAAAGGCCCATAAAGCTAAATCAATCCTCTGCGTTCCTCTGCTCAAACAGAATCAGCTTATTTCAATAATTTACTTAGAAAATAACCTGGTAACAGGTGCCTTTACTCCCGACAGAGTAGCCCTGTTAAAAGTCTTGTCCTCGCAAGCTGCCATCTCGATCGAAAATGCCCAACTCTATACCAACTTAGAAGCAAAAGTAGAAGAACGCACTCAAGAATTATCACAAGTTTTAAGCAATCTCGAAGCCACCCAAGAAGGATTGATTCAATCAGAAAAAATGGCGGCTTTAGGACAACTTGTGGCCGGAGTGGCTCACGAAGTTAACACTCCCCTGGGTGCAATTCGCTCCTCGGCAGGAAATGTTTCTAAGTTCTTGAATCAAACTTTAGAACAGTTGCCCCCACTTTTTCAATCTCTCTCCCCACCAGAAGCACAGAATTTCTTGAGTTTACTTCAGCGTTCCCTCCAACAAGAAGCAAGCTTATCAACAAAAGAAGAACGCAAATTAAAGAGAGCTTTGAGAAGCAAACTGGAAGAATTAGAGATTGATAGTGCCGATACCGTAGCCGATCGCCTAGTGATCATGGGGGTTTATAATGAAATAGATGCCTTTGTCCCGTTGTTGCAAAGATCCGATAGTTTACATCTCTTAGAAATCGCCTACAAACTTTCCGAATTAAAAAGAGGCATCGCTACTATCAACACAGCCACAGACAGAGCATCAAAAGTAGTTTTTGCCTTAAAAACTTATGCCCGCTACGAACAGTCTGGCGAAAAAACAGCAGCCAGTATTACAGAAGGTATTGAAACAATCTTAACCCTGTATCAAAATCTCCTCAAACAGGGAGTGGAGGTCATCAAAAACTATGCCGAAATCCCGCCGATACTGTGCTATCCCGACGAACTTAATCAAGTTTGGACGAATTTAATTCACAATGCTTTGCAAGCAATGGATTATCGAGGCACGCTAACAATTGAGTTAACGGCTGAAGATGACCAAGCTAAGATTAGCATTAGCGACAGCGGTCACGGGATACCAGAAGAGATAAAAGGGAAAATATTTGACCCGTTTTTTACTACTAAATTGGCAGGAGAAGGCAGCGGATTGGGACTAGATATTGTCAAGAAGATTGTTGAGAAACATCAGGGAAAAATTGAAGTGGAATCAATTCCGGGCAAAACTACATTTAAGGTTTTCGTGCCAATGAGCGCTGTATAA